DNA from Rhizobacter sp. J219:
ACCGGCATAGCGTTCGTAGTCGCTGCCCTTGGGGTCGACCAGCACCGGCTTGCCGGCCTTGCGGGCCAGCTCGATCATGCGGGGGATGTGCTCGAGGCCGCCCTTGCCGTAGTCGGAGAAGAGCACCACGTCGTGCACCGCCAGCGCCTTCTCGAACTCGGGAATCATCTCGGCCAGCACTTCGTGGTCGGGCGCGTTTTCGAAGTCGATGCGGATCAGCTGCTGCGAGCGGCCGATGATGCGCAGCTTGACGATGGTGTAGAGCTGCGGGTCGTGGCCGAGCAGCGTCTTCACGCCTTTCTGTTCCAGCAGTTGCTGCAGCTTCTTGGCGGGTTCGTCCTGGCCGACGACCGTGAGCAGCGTGGTCTGCGCGCCGAGCGTCTTGGCGTTGAGCGCCACGTTGGCGGCGCCGCCCAGGCGTTCTTCTTCGCGGTTGACCTTGACCACCGGCACCGGCGCTTCCGGCGAGATGCGCTCGACGGCGCCGAACCAGTAGCGGTCGAGCATGGCATCGCCGACGACGAGCACGCGGGCCGCTGCCAGACGCTCGCGCGTGACCACGGGTTGAGACATTACAAGTCCTCCAGGCGTTGCGGCGGGTAGCTGTCCCAGCTGAGGCAACCCGGGCATTGCCAGAAATAGTGCTGCGCTTCGAAGCCGCAGGCGGCGCAGCGGTAGCGCTGCAGGGGTTTGGCGGCACGGCCTACGGCGGTGCGCAGGCTCTGCGCTTCGTTGGCGTCGAGCGCGAAGCCTTCGGTCGTCATCTGGCGCAGCAACTCCTGCGCGGCTGAGAGGGTGGGTTGTTCCTGCAGGTGGTTGAGCACGCGGGCGCGCTGTGCCGCGGGGGCCGGATCGAGCGTGGCGATGGCAGCCAGCAGGTCCATCGTCGGAGCGCGTTTGTAGAGCGACTGCAGGCGCTCCAACGCGGGGGCCTGTTCGCCGCAGGCGGCGGCGCTGGTGGCGTAGTCGCGGGCGACGAGGTTGAAGGCGGTGGCGTGGGCGCTCAGCAGTTCGCCCCACAGGACGAGGGCCTGTGCGTGGTCACCTCGCCCATGCGCACGCTGCCCGGCGAGGACGATGGGCCGCGGCGATTGAGGCGAGGCATCGCAGGCCTGGCGCAGGGCCTCGTCGGCTTCGGCGCTCTGCTTGCGCGCATCGGCCTCCATCGCGAGCTTCGCACCAGTAGTGCGCGATGCGCGAGGCGAACGACGCCGTGCCGCTGTGTTCGAGCTTCTGTGCCACCTCGACCGCGGCTCGCCAGTCGCGGGAGCGCTCGTGCAGCGTGAGCAGGGCGAGTTGCGCTTCGGTGGCGAAGGCGGTGCCTTCGAGCGCCTTGTAGGCTTCTTCGGCGCGGTCGAAAAGGCCTGCCTTCATGAAGTCTTGTGCGAGCGCGTGCTGGGCGCGATCCCGCTCGGCCTTCGGCAGGTCGGCGCGGCTCACCAGATGCTGGTGCACACGCACCGCGCGCTCGTATTCGCCGCGGCGGCGGAACAGGTTGCCGAGGGCGAAGTGGAGGTCGGACGTGTCGGGGTCGTGCTGGACGGCTTCGATGAAGGCGTCGATGGCCTTGTCCTGCTGTTCGTTGAGCAGCAGGTTCAGGCCTTTGAAATAGGCCTTGGGTGAGT
Protein-coding regions in this window:
- the rfaE1 gene encoding D-glycero-beta-D-manno-heptose-7-phosphate kinase — protein: MSQPVVTRERLAAARVLVVGDAMLDRYWFGAVERISPEAPVPVVKVNREEERLGGAANVALNAKTLGAQTTLLTVVGQDEPAKKLQQLLEQKGVKTLLGHDPQLYTIVKLRIIGRSQQLIRIDFENAPDHEVLAEMIPEFEKALAVHDVVLFSDYGKGGLEHIPRMIELARKAGKPVLVDPKGSDYERYAGATTITPNRAELAQVIGNWSNEAQLHERAEALRRKLRLDSLVLTRSEEGMSVFDAKGETRFHAQAREVFDVTGAGDTVIATLAAMLACGLSVQEAVPVANKAGGLAVGKFGNATLTYEELFA